Proteins encoded within one genomic window of Oncorhynchus keta strain PuntledgeMale-10-30-2019 chromosome 12, Oket_V2, whole genome shotgun sequence:
- the LOC118391024 gene encoding teneurin-2-like isoform X2: protein MRGATHQSGMHRTKGLLQEPGRPLPPTPSSSLLPPAPPPPTGPPHPAPPAIRECQVPLLDSGSPHVMLDPPPDDEFSPNSYLLRACAPPPQPPSAGPPNNHHSQSLRPPLPPPHNHHQSSANSLNRNTLASRRGQTHAPSTAPGEGPSTPESVQLQESWALNSSVPLETRHFLFKTPSGTTPLFSSSSPGYPLTSGTVYSPPPRLLPRNAFSRSSFKLNKPSKYCSWKCAAVLAIAAAVLLAVLLSYFIVLNLLGLNWQLKPADGHLINNGLSTGLPGRSDVATVPSGGRGPWVYRNSSISTGELEVGRRVSQDIPPGVFWRSLLHLRQPLFLKFNISLGKDALFGVYIRKGLPPSHAQYDYMERLDGKEKWSVVESPRERRSIHTVVLNEAIFVQYLDPGTWHLAFYNDGKDKESVSFSTVALDSVQECPQNCHGNGECMSGVCHCFPGFHGMDCAKAACPVLCSGNGQYDKGSCICYSGWKGSECDVPVGQCIDPVCNGRGTCSEGSCTCSAGYRGDTCEEVDCLDPGCSDHGTCVSGQCHCKPGWAGPLCEHPRAQCPDQCHGHGAFIPDTGICSCDPNWMGPDCSMEVCSSDCGAHGLCVGGVCRCEEGWTGTGCDQRVCNPLCVKHGTCRDGKCQCQQGWNGEHCTIDGCPGLCNGNGQCTLGQNNWHCECHTGWRGPGCSVAMEISCADNKDNEGDGLTDCMDPDCCTQSLCLTNPLCLGARDPLQIIQQSQSPSLKVRSFYDRVKLLVGRDGTHIIPGNNPFNSSLASLIRGQVLTTDGTPLVGVNVTFVKYPHYGYTLTRQDGTFDLVANGGASLTLHFERAPFLSQERTVWLPWNRFYAMDTLVLKTEENTIPACDLSGYVHPDPVVVASPLSSFFSSHPAERHIIPETQVVHEQLEIPGTGLKLCYLSSRASGYHALLKVTMTQTLVPLSLVKVHLMVAVEGHLFQKWFHASPNLAYSYIWDKTDAYRQRVYGLTQAAVSVGFEYETCPSLILWEKRTAELQGYELLPSNLGGWSLDKHHALNIASGILHKGSGENVFVSEQQPPVINSIMGNGRRRSISCPSCSGLAEGNKLLAPVALACGGDGSLYVGDLNFVRRVYPTLNTTAVLELRNKDLRHGNNPTHKYYLAVDPLSGSVFLSDTNSRQIYRVRSLTGGRQLLDNAQVVAGTGEQCVPFDEARCGDGGKAAEATLMSPRGITVDKNGLMYFVDATMIRRVDQNGIISTVIKTNDLTAVRPLSCDSSMDVSQVRLEWPTDLAVNPTDNSLYVLENNVILRITENHQVSIIAGRPMHCQVPGIDYSLSKLAIHSALESATAIAISHTGVLYIAETDEKKINRVRQVSASGETSLLAGATSECDCKNDVNCQCFSGDEGYATDAGLNAPTSLAVSPDGTLFIADLNNIRVRAVRRDRPVATPVGLYEVGSPREQELYVFSRDGLHRQTVSLITGEPLYNFTYGPDMELAAVADNCNNTLRVRRDGSGQLRLVLLPENQVVTLGLDPAGGLRSVSALNQEVAVMSYAANTGLLASKADETGWTNFYEYDSEGRLTNVTYPTGVVTSLHREIDQSINIDMESSNRDDDVTVITNLSSAEASYTVVQDQVRNNYQFCYNGTLRVSYANGMGLSFHTEPHILAGSVSPTIGQRNISLPTDSGLNSIEWRMRKELIKSKVTVYGRKLRAHGRNLLSIDFDRNTRTEKIYDDHRKFTLRIMYDQQGRPATWLPSSSLAVVNVSYSPTGRLVGLQRGSMSQRSEFDTFGRILSRTFVDGKVWSFSYLDRSMVLHLQQSQRQYVFEFDTSGRIISVTMPSMARHTMSTHVSIGYIRNIYNPPESNATVIHDFSEDGRPRATFYLGTGRRVIYKYGKLAKLSEVLYDGTAVTFGYDETAGVLKMVNLQSGGFSCTIRYRKVGPLVDKQMYRFSEEGMVNARFDYTYHDNSFRVASIKPVIGETPLPVDLYRYDEISGKVEHFGKFGIIYYDVNQIITTAVMTLSKHFDAHGRIKEVQYEIFRSLMYWMTVQYDSMGRVIKRELKIGPYANTTQYRYEYDGDGQLVGVKVNDWSTWRYSYDLNGNLHLLNPGNSARLLPLRYDLRDRITRLGDMQYRVDEDGVLSQRGADVFLYNSNGLLEQAYSRTPRGWNVRYRYDGLGRRISRKTNEGEHLQFFYADLNYPGRITHVYNHSGGEITSFYYDLQGHLFAMEVTGGEEYYIASDNTGTPLAVFSSNGQMVKQLQYTAYGEVYHDSNPDFNMAVGFHGGLYDPLTKLVHFGQRDYDVLAGRWTAPDHKLLPKIGKEPSPFNLYMFKNNNPLSDMIDVKSYVTDVKSWLVMFGFQLSNIIPGFPRHPMYFVEPPYELLASQDCETAQLITGVQHAAERYNQAFMALEGRLLNKEHRTNRDKPGYWFGTKIPIVGRGMMLAIKEGHVVTGVSGLASEDSRKVAQVLNNAIYLEGTHYTVDGKDCHFFVKLGLADSDLLSLGLSSGRKALENGVNVTVSGRSRRGVTVEIHTVALSLSVRYGLAADVLEKERGRLLEQAHQRALSGAWIREQQCLRESREGGRLWAEGERQQLLAAGKVPGYDGYYVLPVEQYPELADSSSNIQFLRQKEMGKR, encoded by the exons TTCTGAATCTGCTGGGGCTCAACTGGCAGCTGAAACCGGCCGATGGTCACCTGATCAACAACGGACTGAGCACTGGCCTGCCGGGCAGGAGCGACGTGGCAACAGTGCCCTCCGGAGGCAGAG GACCATGGGTGTACAGGAACAGTAGTATAAGTACAGGTGAGCTGGAGGTAGGTCGGCGGGTGAGCCAGGACATCCCCCCAGGAGTTTTTTGGCGCTCCTTACTACACCTCCGCCAGCCCCTGTTCCTCAAGTTCAACATCTCCCTGGGCAAAGATGCACTCTTTGGGGTGTACATCCGCAAGGGTCTGCCCCCGTCCCATGCACAG TATGACTACATGGAGCGTCTGGACGGGAAGGAGAAGTGGAGTGTGGTGGAGTCTCCTCGGGAGCGCCGCAGCATCCACACGGTGGTTCTGAACGAGGCCATCTTTGTTCAATACCTGGATCCTGGCACCTGGCATCTGGCCTTCTACAACGACGGCAAGGACAAGGAGTCTGTCTCCTTCAGCACCGTGGCTCTAG ATTCAGTGCAAGAATGCCCGCAGAATTGCCATGGAAACGGAGAGTGCATGTCGGGTGTGTGCCACTGCTTTCCAGGATTCCATGGCATGGATTGTGCCAAAG CTGCCTGCCCGGTCTTGTGCAGTGGCAATGGCCAGTATGACAAGGGCTCGTGTATCTGCTACAGCGGATGGAAGGGTTCAGAGTGTGACGTCCCAGTGGGCCAGTGTATTGACCCAGTTTGTAACGGCCGTGGCACCTGCTCCGAGGGCTCCTGCACGTGCTCTGCAGGTTACCGCGGCGACACCTGCGAGGAAG TTGACTGTCTTGACCCAGGCTGCTCTGACCATGGTACCTGTGTGAGTGGGCAGTGCCACTGTAAGCCAGGCTGGGCCGGCCCGCTCTGTGAGCATCCCAGGGCCCAGTGCCCAGACCAGTGCCACGGACACGGTGCCTTCATACCCGACACAGGCATCTGTAGCTGCGACCCAAACTGGATGGGACCAGACTGCTCCATGG AGGTGTGCTCGTCGGACTGTGGCGCCCACGGCCTGTGTGTTGGCGGTGTGTGTCGCTGTGAGGAGGGCTGGACAGGCACCGGGTGTGACCAGCGTGTCTGCAATCCGCTGTGTGTGAAGCACGGGACATGCCGGGATGGGAAGTGTCAGTGCCAACAGGGCTGGAACGGAGAGCACTGCACCATCG acggGTGCCCGGGCCTCTGTAACGGGAATGGCCAATGCACCCTGGGACAGAACAACTGGCACTGTGAATGCCACACTGGCTGGAGAGGACCTGGCTGCAGCGTTGCCATGGAGATCTCCTGTGCTGACAACAAGGACAACGAAGGAG ACGGACTGACAGACTGCATGGATCCCGACTGCTGCACTCAGAGTCTGTGCCTGACCAATCCACTGTGTCTGGGAGCAAGGGATCCACTGCAGATCATCCAGCAAAGTCAATCACCATCCCTGAAAGTCCGGTCATTCTATGACAGGGTCAAGCTACTGGTGGGGAGGGATGGCACCCACATCATCCCTGGAAACAACCCCTTCAACTCAAG CCTGGCATCGTTGATCAGAGGCCAGGTCCTGACCACGGACGGGACTCCCCTGGTAGGGGTTAATGTGACATTTGTCAAGTACCCTCACTATGGTTACACCCTGACTCGACAGGACGGCAC ATTTGACCTGGTGGCCAATGGGGGTGCGTCTCTGACCCTGCACTTCGAGCGAGCGCCGTTCTTGAGCCAAGAGCGCACGGTGTGGCTGCCCTGGAACCGGTTCTATGCCATGGACACGCTGGTACTGAAGACGGaggagaacaccatcccagcctgtgACCTCAGTGGCTACGTCCACCCTGACCCCGTGGTGGtggcctcacccctctcctccttcttcagcTCCCATCCTGCAGAGAGGCACATCATCCCTGAGACTCAG gtGGTTCATGAGCAGCTAGAGATCCCAGGTACAGGTCTGAAGCTGTGCTACCTGAGCTCTCGTGCTTCGGGGTACCACGCCCTGCTGAAGGTGACCATGACTCAGACCCTGGTGCCCCTCTCCCTGGTCAAGGTGCACCTGATGGTGGCCGTGGAGGGGCACCTCTTCCAGAAGTGGTTCCACGCCTCTCCTAACCTGGCCTACTCCTACATCTGGGACAAGACGGACGCCTACAGGCAGAGGGTCTATGGGCTGACCCAGGCTGCTG TGTCAGTGGGGTTTGAGTATGAGACGTGTCCCAGTCTGATCCTATGGGAGAAGAGGACAGCGGAGCTGCAGGGTTACGAGCTGCTACCGTCCAACCTGGGGGGCTGGTCCCTGGACAAACACCACGCCCTCAACATTGCCAGTG GGATCCTGCATAAGGGCAGTGGGGAGAACGTGTTTGTATCAGAGCAGCAGCCTCCAGTCATCAACAGCATCATGGGGAACGGGCGCAGGCGCAGTATCTCTTGCCCCAGCTGCAGTGGTTTGGCTGAAGGCAACAAGCTGCTGGCCCCCGTGGCGCTGGCCTGTGGGGGGGACGGCAGCCTGTATGTGGGAGACCTCAACTTCGTCCGCCGGGTCTACCCCACTCTGAACACCACAGCCGTGCTGGAGCTGAG AAATAAAGACTTGAGGCATGG GAACAACCCAACACACAAGTACTATCTAGCGGTGGACCCGCTGTCTGGGTCGGTCTTTCTCTCGGACACCAACTCTCGACAAATCTACCGCGTGCGCTCACTGACCGGCGGGCGGCAGTTGTTGGACAATGCCCAGGTGGTGGCTGGGACCGGCGAGCAGTGTGTCCCCTTCGACGAGGCCCGCTGTGGGGACGGGGGCAAGGCCGCGGAGGCCACACTCATGAGCCCTAGGG GGATCACGGTGGATAAGAACGGCCTAATGTACTTTGTTGACGCCACCATGATCCGTAGGGTGGACCAAAATGGCATCATCTCTACCGTGATCAAGACCAATGACCTCACAGCGGTCCGTCCACTCAGCTGTGACTCCAGCATGGACGTCAGTCAG GTGCGTCTGGAGTGGCCCACAGACCTGGCGGTGAACCCCACAGACAACTCCCTGTACGTGCTAGAGAACAACGTGATCCTCCGCATCACAGAGAACCACCAGGTCAGCATCATCGCTGGGAGGCCCATGCACTGCCAGGTCCCGGGCATCGACTACTCCCTGAGCAAGCTGGCCATCCACTCTGCCCTGGAGAGCGCCACGGCCATCGCCATCTCCCACACCGGTGTGCTCTACATCGCCGAGACGGACGAGAAGAAGATCAACCGCGTGCGGCAGGTCAGCGCCTCCGGAGAGACCTCTCTGCTGGCCGGCGCCACCTCCGAGTGCGACTGCAAGAACGACGTCAACTGCCAGTGCTTCTCTGGCGACGAGGGCTACGCCACAGACGCCGGGCTCAACGCCCCCACCTCGCTCGCTGTGTCTCCCGACGGCACGCTGTTCATCGCTGACCTCAACAACATCCGTGTGCGGGCAGTGCGGCGCGACAGGCCCGTGGCCACGCCAGTGGGGCTATATGAGGTGGGGTCACCCCGGGAGCAGGAGCTGTATGTGTTCAGTAGAGATGGgctccacagacagacagtcagtctgATCACCGGGGAACCTCTCTATAACTTCACCTACGGGCCGGACATGGAGCTGGCTGCTGTTGCTGATAACTGTAACAACACCCTGAGGGTGAGGAGAGACGGATCTGGCCAGCTGAGGCTGGTGCTGTTGCCTGAGAACCAGGTGGTCACCCTGGGGTTGGACCCTGCCGGTGGCCTGCGCTCCGTATCTGCCCTCAACCAGGAGGTGGCGGTGATGAGCTATGCTGCGAACACGGGCCTGCTGGCCTCCAAGGCTGATGAGACTGGATGGACCAACTTTTATGA GTATGACAGTGAGGGGCGTCTGACTAACGTCACCTACCCCACGGGAGTGGTGACCAGCCTGCACCGGGAGATAGACCAGTCAATCAACATCGACATGGAGAGCTCCAACAGGGATGATGATGTCACCGTCATCACCAACCTGTCCTCTGCGGAGGCGTCCTACACTGTGGTGCAAG ACCAAGTACGGAACAACTACCAGTTCTGTTACAATGGTACTCTAAGAGTATCGTATGCCAATGGTATGGGCCTCAGCTTCCACACAGAGCCCCATATTCTAGCCGGCTCAGTCAGCCCTACCATTGGTCAGCGCAACATCAGTCTGCCCACTGACAGCGGGCTGAACTCTATCGAGTGGAGGATGAGGAAGGAACTCATCAAGAGCAAAGTGACCGTCTATGGCAGGAAGCTGAGA GCCCATGGCAGGAACCTCCTCTCCATTGATTTTGACCGCAACACTCGCACAGAGAAGATCTATGACGACCACCGTAAGTTCACGCTGAGGATCATGTATGACCAGCAGGGCCGTCCAGCCACCTGGCTTCCCAGCAGCAGCCTGGCTGTGGTCAACGTGTCCTACTCCCCCACTGGACGCCTAGTGGGCCTGCAGAGAGGCAGCATGAGCCAGAGGAGCGAGTTTGACACCTTCGGACGCATCCTCTCACGCACCTTTGTGGATGGCAAGGTGTGGAGCTTCAGCTATCTGGACAGG TCCATGGTGCTGCACCTCCAGCAGAGTCAGAGGCAGTATGTGTTTGAGTTTGACACCTCGGGGCGTATCATCTCCGTCACCATGCCCAGCATGGCCAGACACACCATGTCCACCCACGTGTCCATCGGCTACATCCGCAACATCTACAACCCTCCCGAGAGCAACGCCACAGTCATCCACGACTTCAGCGAAGACGGGCGACCCCGCGCCACCTTTTACCTAGGCACGGGTCGACGCGTCATCTATAAGTATGGCAAGCTGGCCAAGCTGTCTGAGGTTCTGTACGACGGCACAGCTGTGACGTTTGGCTACGACGAGACAGCCGGAGTGTTGAAGATGGTTAACCTGCAGAGTGGGGGATTCTCCTGCACCATCCGCTACCGTAAAGTTGGCCCCCTAGTGGACAAACAGATGTACCGCTTCTCTGAGGAGGGCATGGTTAACGCCCGTTTTGATTACACCTACCACGACAACAGCTTCCGTGTGGCCAGCATCAAGCCTGTGATCGGCGAGACGCCCCTGCCCGTGGACCTCTACCGCTACGATGAGATCTCAGGCAAGGTGGAGCACTTTGGCAAGTTTGGCATTATCTACTATGACGTCAACCAGATAATCACAACGGCAGTGATGACCCTCAGCAAGCACTTTGACGCCCACGGCCGCATCAAAGAGGTGCAATACGAGATCTTCCGCTCGCTCATGTACTGGATGACGGTACAGTATGACAGCATGGGCCGGGTCATCAAGAGAGAGCTTAAGATCGGGCCATACGCTAACACGACACAGTACCGCTATGAATATGACGGTGACGGCCAGCTTGTCGGGGTCAAAGTCAACGACTGGTCCACCTGGCGTTACAGCTACGACCTGAACGGCAACTTGCACCTGCTGAACCCTGGGAACAGCGCGCGCCTGCTACCGCTGCGCTACGACCTGCGCGACCGCATCACCCGCCTGGGCGACATGCAGTACCGCGTGGATGAGGACGGCGTCCTGAGCCAGCGCGGCGCTGACGTCTTCCTCTACAACTCCAACGGGCTGCTGGAGCAGGCGTACAGCCGTACGCCCAGGGGGTGGAACGTACGTTACCGCTATGATGGCCTGGGCCGCCGCATCTCCAGGAAGACCAATGAGGGAGAGCACCTGCAGTTCTTCTACGCAGATCTCAACTACCCCGGCAGGATAACCCACGTGTACAACCACTCTGGAGGGGAGATCACCTCTTTCTACTACGACCTGCAGGGCCATCTGTTTGCCATGGAGGTGACCGGCGGGGAGGAGTATTACATCGCCTCGGACAACACGGGCACGCCGCTCGCCGTGTTCAGCAGCAACGGACAGATGGTCAAGCAGCTCCAGTACACTGCCTACGGGGAGGTGTACCACGACTCCAACCCTGACTTCAACATGGCGGTGGGCTTCCACGGAGGGCTCTACGACCCCCTCACTAAGCTGGTGCACTTTGGCCAGAGAGACTACGATGTGCTGGCAGGCAGATGGACTGCTCCAGACCATAAACTCCTACCTAAGATTGGCAAGGAGCCATCCCCGTTCAATCTGTACATGTTCAAGAACAACAACCCACTCAGTGACATGATAGACGTCAAGAGCTATGTGACAG ATGTGAAGAGCTGGCTGGTGATGTTCGGTTTCCAGCTCAGTAACATCATACCAGGCTTCCCCAGACACCCCATGTATTTTGTTGAGCCGCCTTATGAACTACTAGCAAGCCAGGACTGTGAGACTGCTCAG CTGATCACAGGGGTGCAGCATGCAGCGGAGCGCTATAACCAGGCCTTCATGGCCCTGGAGGGGAGGTTGCTCAACAAGGAGCACCGGACCAACCGGGACAAGCCTGGGTACTGGTTCGGCACCAAGATCCCCATCGTGGGCCGGGGCATGATGTTAGCCATCAAGGAGGGCCATGTGGTGACGGGAGTGTCCGGCCTGGCCAGCGAGGACAGCCGTAAGGTTGCCCAAGTCCTGAACAACGCCATCTATCTGGAGGGAACCCACTACACCGTAGACGGGAAGGACTGCCACTTCTTTGTGAAGCTGGGCCTGGCTGACAGTGACCTGCTGTCTCTAGGACTGAGCAGTGGGAGGAAAGCCCTGGAGAATGGCGTCAACGTGACCGTAAGCGGCCGCTCTCGTCGGGGCGTCACCGTGGAGATCCACACGGTAGCGTTGTCCCTGAGTGTACGTTACGGCCTGGCGGCTGACGTGCTGGAGAAGGAACGGGGTCGCCTGCTGGAGCAGGCCCACCAGAGGGCCCTGTCGGGGGCCTGGATAAGGGAGCAGCAGTGTctgagagaaagcagagagggtgggaggctgtgggcagagggagagaggcagcagCTCCTAGCAGCAGGGAAGGTGCCAGGTTACGATGGGTACTATGTGCTGCCTGTGGAGCAGTACCCAGAACTGGCAGACAGCAGCAGCAACATCCAGTTCCTCAGACAGAAGGAGATGGGCAAGAGGTAA